In Kineococcus sp. NBC_00420, a single genomic region encodes these proteins:
- a CDS encoding RsiG family protein, which produces MTGDNVSGYQAGGRRALDRVLAPDFLENLQGMDLPTLREHRTVAEQEEADLSYARRLLQGRLDLLGAEEARRVGADGAPAAVTRVRTDAELVASLTDVLADPRRTDHGMGRYTSVEPSRVGEHRRRAELAVADPTMSNLTAMDDDQLAAARGRLEDLEQELSADRHRVQVAMDACTEEITRRYRDGVVTIDDALRATR; this is translated from the coding sequence ATGACGGGGGACAACGTCAGCGGGTACCAGGCGGGGGGCCGACGGGCTCTGGACCGGGTGCTCGCGCCCGACTTCCTCGAGAACCTGCAGGGGATGGACCTGCCGACGCTGCGCGAACACCGCACCGTCGCGGAGCAGGAGGAGGCCGACCTCTCCTACGCGCGACGTCTGCTGCAGGGCCGCCTGGACCTGCTCGGGGCCGAGGAGGCCCGCCGGGTCGGTGCCGACGGCGCCCCCGCGGCGGTCACCCGCGTCCGCACCGACGCCGAGCTCGTCGCCTCGTTGACCGACGTGCTGGCCGACCCGCGGCGCACCGACCACGGCATGGGCCGCTACACCTCCGTCGAGCCGAGCCGGGTGGGGGAGCACCGTCGTCGCGCGGAGCTCGCCGTCGCCGACCCGACGATGTCGAACCTCACCGCCATGGACGACGACCAGCTCGCCGCGGCGCGCGGGCGGCTCGAGGACCTCGAGCAGGAACTGTCGGCCGACCGCCACCGCGTGCAGGTCGCCATGGACGCGTGCACCGAGGAGATCACCCGCCGCTACCGCGACGGCGTGGTCACCATCGACGACGCCCTGCGCGCGACGCGCTGA
- the ygfZ gene encoding CAF17-like 4Fe-4S cluster assembly/insertion protein YgfZ — protein sequence MSAATQARRSPLLDTPGAVAAEGPDAGVAWHYGDPHGEQRALVRGEAVADLSHRGVLRLSGPDRLSWLHSITTQALTGLAPGVSTETLVLSPQGRIEHSLHLVDDGEALWITVEPGQVDALRTWLERMRFMLRVEIADVSADVAVLGEPSRDADSPLGTVWVDPWPGATPANEGGSADTASYSAVSTLEHPGAERPWREVLVPRADLLAAVGGRRLAGTWASEALRVEAWRPRLGLDTDERSLPHELDWLRTAVHLHKGCYRGQETVAKVHNLGRPPRRLALLHLDGSSHDLPAHGDDVVLGEKKVGVVTTAARHHELGPVALAVLKRSLPVDAELFAVAGSAKGESRPLAAAQEVVVAP from the coding sequence GTGAGCGCAGCCACGCAGGCGCGCAGGTCGCCGCTGTTGGACACCCCCGGGGCGGTCGCCGCGGAGGGGCCCGACGCCGGTGTCGCCTGGCACTACGGCGACCCGCACGGCGAGCAGCGGGCCCTGGTGCGCGGGGAGGCCGTGGCCGACCTCTCCCACCGCGGGGTCCTGCGGTTGTCCGGGCCGGACCGGTTGAGCTGGCTGCACTCCATCACCACCCAGGCGCTGACGGGGTTGGCCCCGGGGGTCTCGACGGAGACGCTCGTCCTGAGCCCGCAGGGCCGCATCGAGCACTCGCTGCACCTCGTCGACGACGGTGAGGCCCTCTGGATCACCGTCGAGCCGGGTCAGGTCGACGCGCTGCGGACGTGGCTGGAGCGGATGCGCTTCATGCTGCGGGTCGAGATCGCCGACGTCAGCGCGGACGTCGCCGTGCTCGGCGAGCCGAGCCGGGACGCGGACTCCCCGCTCGGCACGGTGTGGGTCGACCCGTGGCCGGGTGCGACCCCCGCGAACGAGGGCGGCAGCGCGGACACGGCGAGCTACTCCGCGGTCTCCACGCTCGAGCACCCCGGCGCCGAGCGTCCCTGGCGCGAGGTCCTCGTGCCGCGGGCGGACCTGCTCGCCGCGGTCGGGGGTCGACGGCTCGCCGGGACCTGGGCGAGCGAGGCGTTGCGCGTGGAGGCGTGGCGTCCGCGGTTGGGCCTGGACACCGACGAGCGCTCCCTCCCGCACGAGCTGGACTGGTTGCGCACGGCGGTCCACCTGCACAAGGGCTGCTACCGCGGGCAGGAGACCGTCGCGAAGGTCCACAACCTGGGCCGGCCGCCGCGCCGGTTGGCCCTGCTGCACCTGGACGGTTCCTCCCACGACCTGCCGGCCCACGGCGACGACGTGGTGCTGGGGGAGAAGAAGGTCGGGGTCGTCACGACGGCCGCCCGTCACCACGAGCTGGGGCCGGTGGCGCTGGCGGTGCTGAAGCGTTCGCTGCCCGTCGACGCCGAGCTGTTCGCCGTGGCCGGGTCCGCGAAGGGGGAGAGCCGTCCGCTGGCCGCGGCCCAGGAGGTCGTCGTCGCGCCCTGA
- a CDS encoding Fur family transcriptional regulator, translating to MSADLGSALHARGLRLTPQRRRVLDAVRALGHAGADDVAEHLAREPGSSPVDPSTVYRALAVLEEVGLLARTQLDRRGPSFHAVEHGGHLHLVCEGCGQVSEAPSVLAASLAADILSHNDFAVDTGHLALRGRCAACREQ from the coding sequence GTGAGCGCCGACCTGGGGTCCGCGCTGCACGCTCGCGGGCTGCGGCTCACCCCGCAGCGCCGTCGGGTCCTGGACGCCGTCCGGGCCCTGGGGCACGCGGGGGCCGACGACGTCGCGGAACACCTGGCCCGCGAACCGGGTTCGTCACCGGTGGACCCGTCGACCGTCTACCGGGCGCTCGCGGTCCTCGAGGAGGTCGGGCTGCTGGCCCGCACCCAGCTGGACCGCAGGGGTCCCTCGTTCCACGCCGTGGAGCACGGTGGGCACCTGCACCTGGTCTGCGAGGGGTGTGGGCAGGTGAGTGAGGCTCCCTCGGTGCTCGCCGCGTCCCTGGCCGCGGACATCCTGTCCCACAACGACTTCGCCGTCGACACCGGGCACCTGGCCCTTCGCGGGCGGTGCGCCGCGTGTCGCGAGCAGTAG
- a CDS encoding FABP family protein, whose product MVLPLRTDTPLALVPLSWLLGRWEGAGVLGHPAVGEADTRFGQVVEFGHDGRDFLTYSSTTWALDEEGNTTEPLDVETGYWRPLAVDLGSPAPAEGPRPVELEVLLAHPTGVVEVLVGTARGPRIDLSTDVVARTTTAHEYTAARRMYGMVEGDLLWALDVTLEGHPMRSYASARLKRVS is encoded by the coding sequence GTGGTCCTCCCCCTGCGCACCGACACCCCGCTCGCCCTCGTCCCGCTCTCCTGGCTGCTCGGCCGCTGGGAGGGGGCCGGTGTCCTCGGCCACCCGGCCGTCGGTGAGGCCGACACCCGCTTCGGGCAGGTCGTCGAGTTCGGCCACGACGGTCGCGACTTCCTGACCTACTCCTCGACGACGTGGGCCCTGGACGAGGAGGGGAACACCACCGAACCCCTCGACGTGGAGACGGGCTACTGGCGCCCGCTGGCCGTCGACCTGGGCAGCCCCGCGCCGGCCGAGGGGCCGCGTCCCGTGGAGCTCGAGGTGCTGCTCGCGCACCCGACGGGTGTGGTCGAGGTGCTCGTCGGCACCGCCCGCGGTCCGCGCATCGACCTCTCCACCGACGTGGTGGCCCGCACGACGACGGCGCACGAGTACACCGCGGCGAGGCGCATGTACGGGATGGTCGAGGGTGACCTGCTGTGGGCGCTGGACGTCACGCTCGAGGGGCACCCGATGCGCAGCTACGCCTCGGCCCGGCTCAAGCGCGTCTCCTGA
- a CDS encoding winged helix-turn-helix transcriptional regulator: MAQILVLTNALAPSTEVLPALGLLPHSVRVLPAEASVLVDEPTSDAVLVDGRRELAAARSLCRLLRTTGLSQPLLLVVTEGGMAAVAADWGADDILLDTCGPAELDARLRLAAGRVRRPAEDPEGGTPNEIRAGDVVIDEAAYSARVRGRQLDLTYKEFELLKHLAQHPGRVFTRAQLLQEVWGYDYFGGTRTVDVHVRRLRAKLGAEHENAIGTVRNVGYRFVSSGRGLDDDLGLEDEIAEDLDGDLPAVPRPEADLDAPAAPAGPSAELPRTGFPRR; this comes from the coding sequence GTGGCCCAGATCCTCGTGCTGACCAACGCGCTCGCCCCTTCGACGGAGGTCCTCCCCGCCCTCGGACTGCTGCCGCACAGCGTCCGGGTCCTGCCGGCGGAAGCCTCCGTCCTCGTCGACGAACCGACCTCCGACGCCGTGCTCGTCGACGGCCGTCGCGAACTCGCCGCCGCCCGCTCCCTGTGCCGTCTCCTGCGCACGACCGGTCTCTCGCAGCCGTTGCTGCTCGTCGTCACCGAAGGCGGGATGGCCGCGGTCGCCGCCGACTGGGGTGCCGACGACATCCTGCTCGACACCTGCGGCCCCGCGGAGCTGGACGCCCGCCTGCGCCTCGCCGCGGGCCGCGTGCGACGACCGGCCGAGGACCCCGAGGGCGGCACCCCGAACGAGATCCGCGCCGGGGACGTCGTCATCGACGAGGCCGCCTACTCCGCCCGCGTCCGCGGCCGCCAGCTCGACCTGACCTACAAGGAGTTCGAACTCCTCAAGCACCTCGCGCAGCACCCGGGACGCGTCTTCACCCGCGCCCAGCTGCTGCAGGAGGTGTGGGGCTACGACTACTTCGGCGGCACCCGCACCGTCGACGTCCACGTCCGGCGCCTGCGCGCCAAGCTCGGCGCAGAGCACGAGAACGCGATCGGCACGGTCCGCAACGTCGGCTACCGCTTCGTCTCCTCCGGTCGCGGCCTCGACGACGACCTCGGGCTCGAGGACGAGATCGCCGAGGACCTGGACGGGGACCTCCCCGCCGTCCCGCGCCCCGAGGCCGACCTCGACGCGCCGGCAGCGCCGGCCGGACCGAGTGCCGAACTGCCCCGCACCGGCTTCCCGCGCCGCTGA
- the mshD gene encoding mycothiol synthase, with the protein MSTPPSGTTGTSTTTTSALPEHDRQAVLALGVAASQADDATSLSEDAVLRLRAEDGSVRHLMRHADGALVGYAQLVGAGSGLEGELLVDPAHRRRGHGAALLREVSARATGADVRLWSHGDTPGAAALAARTGWSRVRELLRLERPVAGLAELPVPALPAGVSVRAFVPGADDEAWVALNAEAFATHPEQGRWSVEDLRSRLAEPWFDASLLLLADTPVGLAAFCWMKVEDDLAELYVLGVAPGRAGAGLGKALLVRGLAAVAGRARTVDLYVDGDNVPAVRLYTGLGFLRASIDVQYASPRA; encoded by the coding sequence GTGAGCACCCCGCCCAGCGGCACGACCGGCACCAGCACCACGACCACGTCCGCCCTGCCCGAACACGACCGGCAGGCCGTCCTCGCCCTGGGCGTCGCGGCCTCGCAGGCGGACGACGCAACGTCGCTGTCCGAGGACGCCGTCCTGCGCCTGCGGGCCGAGGACGGTTCCGTGCGCCACCTCATGCGGCACGCCGACGGCGCCCTCGTCGGCTACGCCCAGCTCGTCGGCGCGGGGTCGGGCCTCGAGGGCGAACTCCTCGTCGACCCGGCGCACCGGCGCCGGGGTCACGGCGCGGCCCTGCTGCGGGAGGTGAGCGCCCGCGCCACCGGGGCCGACGTCCGGCTCTGGTCGCACGGCGACACCCCGGGTGCGGCGGCGCTCGCCGCACGGACCGGCTGGTCGCGCGTCCGGGAACTGCTGCGGCTGGAACGGCCGGTCGCCGGGTTGGCCGAGCTGCCCGTCCCCGCCCTGCCCGCCGGCGTGAGCGTGCGCGCCTTCGTCCCCGGCGCCGACGACGAGGCCTGGGTCGCGCTCAACGCCGAGGCCTTCGCCACCCACCCCGAGCAGGGCCGCTGGAGCGTCGAGGACCTGCGCTCCCGGCTCGCCGAGCCGTGGTTCGACGCCTCGCTGCTACTGCTGGCCGACACCCCGGTGGGCCTGGCGGCGTTCTGCTGGATGAAGGTCGAGGACGACCTCGCCGAGCTGTACGTCCTCGGGGTCGCGCCGGGTCGCGCCGGGGCCGGACTGGGCAAGGCGCTGCTCGTCCGGGGTCTCGCCGCGGTCGCCGGCCGTGCGCGGACCGTCGACCTCTACGTCGACGGGGACAACGTCCCCGCCGTCCGGCTCTACACCGGTCTCGGCTTCCTGCGCGCCTCGATCGACGTGCAGTACGCCTCCCCCCGCGCGTGA